A single region of the Acidobacteriota bacterium genome encodes:
- a CDS encoding NADH-quinone oxidoreductase subunit J, with protein sequence METYLFYALALILVTFSILTVTARNPVRSAVYLVSALLAVAGFFFLMEAEFVGAVQVLVYVGGIMVLFLFVIMLVSIEALDRQPKVSRQWRTGLVLAVVLCLELSLLIFRGTVSLEEGLAESGIITTTETMNTEAVGTVLYSTYLLPFEIASVLLLVAIVGAVVLAKKEI encoded by the coding sequence ATGGAAACCTATCTCTTCTACGCCCTGGCGCTGATCCTGGTGACCTTCTCCATTCTCACCGTGACCGCGCGGAACCCGGTGCGGAGCGCCGTCTACCTGGTTTCGGCGCTGCTGGCGGTGGCGGGATTCTTCTTCCTCATGGAGGCGGAGTTCGTCGGCGCCGTTCAGGTGCTGGTCTACGTGGGCGGCATCATGGTGCTCTTTCTCTTCGTCATCATGCTGGTCAGCATCGAGGCTCTGGACCGGCAGCCGAAGGTGAGCCGGCAATGGAGGACCGGCCTGGTCCTGGCCGTGGTCCTCTGCCTGGAATTGAGCCTTCTCATTTTCCGGGGAACGGTTTCTCTGGAGGAGGGACTGGCGGAATCGGGGATCATCACCACTACCGAGACCATGAACACGGAAGCCGTAGGGACGGTTCTCTACAGCACCTACCTGCTTCCCTTCGAGATTGCCTCGGTCCTGCTTCTGGTGGCCATCGTGGGCGCCGTGGTACTGGCCAAGAAGGAGATCTGA
- a CDS encoding NADH-quinone oxidoreductase subunit I, with the protein MIELLRRMLFWDIVKGLAVTFRYTYTKVYTEQYPTEKPKLAERYKGAPRLNNDPETGETLCIACDLCALICPEDLIVVGSTRDPESRKKVLTHYTFDTSRCLFCGLCQEVCPTNAVELTQDFELAAYDRRDMVWDRERLEKCWDRIDFGKNYN; encoded by the coding sequence ATGATTGAATTACTACGCCGCATGCTCTTCTGGGACATCGTGAAGGGTCTGGCCGTGACCTTTCGCTACACCTACACCAAGGTGTACACGGAACAGTATCCGACCGAGAAGCCCAAGCTGGCGGAGCGCTACAAGGGAGCTCCCCGTCTCAACAACGACCCGGAAACGGGTGAGACTCTCTGCATCGCCTGTGACCTGTGCGCCCTGATCTGTCCGGAAGACCTGATCGTCGTCGGCTCCACCAGGGATCCGGAGAGCCGCAAGAAGGTGCTGACGCATTACACGTTCGACACTTCCCGCTGCCTGTTCTGCGGGCTCTGCCAGGAGGTGTGTCCCACCAACGCCGTCGAGTTGACCCAGGACTTCGAGCTGGCCGCATACGACCGCAGGGACATGGTGTGGGATCGTGAGCGCCTGGAGAAGTGTTGGGACCGCATCGATTTCGGGAAGAATTACAACTGA
- the nuoK gene encoding NADH-quinone oxidoreductase subunit NuoK translates to MIGPNHYLFLSAIVFTIGAVGVLTRRNVIIIFMSIELMLNAVNLNLIAFSAHLQDLAGQVFVVFVITVAAAEAAVGLGIVIALFRNRETVNMDEIDLMRG, encoded by the coding sequence ATGATCGGACCCAACCATTACCTCTTCCTGAGCGCCATCGTCTTCACCATCGGCGCCGTCGGAGTGCTGACCCGGCGCAACGTCATCATCATCTTCATGTCCATCGAGCTCATGCTCAATGCCGTGAATCTGAACTTGATCGCCTTCTCGGCTCATCTGCAGGATCTGGCGGGCCAGGTTTTCGTCGTCTTCGTCATCACCGTCGCCGCCGCCGAGGCGGCAGTGGGGCTGGGCATCGTGATCGCCCTGTTCCGCAACCGGGAAACCGTCAACATGGATGAAATCGACCTCATGAGAGGCTGA
- the nuoL gene encoding NADH-quinone oxidoreductase subunit L → MLNYIWLIPLCPLAGFLINGLWGLWCVRRTGRRPQKNFVAVVACGAVLLAFLISLGAFAGLLELDPENRIHEVNLFNWIPGLMVRTVSGELAPFQINWGFQLDPLSAVMILVVTGIGFLIHLYSIGYMYEEEGFYRFFAYMNLFMFMMLTLVLANNFLLMFVGWEGVGLCSYLLIGYYMEKRSAGDAAKKAFVVNRIGDYGFILGMLLLFSWFGTLDFTDLFSRIATLVPEPEAAWGPLSWAALLLFIGATGKSAQIPLYTWLPDAMEGPTPVSALIHAATMVTAGVYMVARSAAIYSRAPDVMLIVAVVGIVTAVLAACIALFQRDIKRVLAYSTVSQLGYMVTALGVGAVTAGIFHLMTHAFFKALLFLGSGSVILGMHHEQDMMKMGGLKKYMPTTWWTMGVGTLAIAGAPFLSGFFSKDEILWRAYSLPGGSPIIWGVGVLVAGMTAFYMFRMMFLTFYGEERYDHHSGHAPHESPRVMTVPLMVLAAGSVVAGYVGLPPWLAWLGPNVFEHFLEPVLATAWQPEAGAHHSHLEEILLAAVSVAVAGCGVFLAYHFFLARPEKAGQLRERFQGLYRVVYNKFYVDEAYDGLFVNRCKDLGTWLSTFDLKVVDGLVNGSAAATRISAWISGQADIHIVDRLVNLTAEIVEFFSSVFRRLQTGLVQRYIAFFVLGLVLIIGCYLYLGA, encoded by the coding sequence ATGCTGAACTACATTTGGCTCATTCCCCTTTGTCCCCTGGCGGGATTCCTGATCAACGGCCTGTGGGGGCTCTGGTGCGTCCGCCGGACCGGGCGCCGGCCGCAGAAGAATTTCGTGGCCGTGGTCGCCTGCGGCGCGGTGCTCCTGGCGTTCCTGATCTCGCTGGGTGCTTTCGCCGGACTGCTGGAGCTGGACCCGGAGAACCGGATCCACGAGGTGAATCTCTTCAACTGGATTCCGGGACTGATGGTCCGGACCGTCTCCGGCGAGCTCGCCCCGTTCCAGATCAACTGGGGTTTCCAGTTGGATCCGCTCTCGGCCGTCATGATCCTGGTGGTCACGGGAATCGGATTCCTGATCCACCTCTACTCCATCGGGTACATGTACGAAGAAGAGGGCTTCTATCGTTTCTTCGCCTACATGAACCTGTTCATGTTCATGATGCTCACCCTGGTCCTGGCCAACAATTTCCTCCTCATGTTCGTGGGCTGGGAAGGAGTGGGCCTCTGCTCCTATCTGCTCATCGGCTACTACATGGAGAAGAGGAGCGCCGGGGACGCCGCCAAAAAGGCCTTCGTGGTCAACCGGATCGGCGACTACGGCTTCATCCTGGGGATGCTTCTGCTCTTCTCCTGGTTCGGGACCCTGGATTTCACCGATCTCTTCTCCCGGATCGCCACTCTGGTTCCGGAACCCGAGGCCGCATGGGGCCCGTTGAGCTGGGCGGCATTGCTCCTCTTCATCGGCGCCACCGGAAAGAGCGCCCAGATTCCCCTCTACACCTGGCTTCCCGACGCCATGGAGGGTCCGACTCCCGTCAGCGCCCTGATCCACGCCGCCACCATGGTCACCGCCGGCGTCTACATGGTGGCCCGGTCGGCGGCCATCTACAGCCGGGCGCCCGATGTCATGCTGATCGTGGCGGTGGTGGGAATCGTAACCGCCGTGTTGGCGGCTTGCATCGCCCTGTTTCAGCGGGACATCAAGCGGGTTCTGGCCTACTCCACGGTGAGCCAACTGGGCTACATGGTGACCGCCCTGGGCGTGGGCGCCGTCACCGCCGGCATCTTCCACCTGATGACCCACGCCTTCTTCAAGGCTCTCCTCTTCCTGGGTTCGGGCAGCGTCATCCTGGGCATGCACCACGAACAGGACATGATGAAGATGGGCGGCCTGAAGAAATACATGCCCACCACCTGGTGGACCATGGGGGTGGGCACCCTGGCCATCGCCGGCGCACCCTTCCTGTCCGGCTTCTTCTCCAAGGACGAGATCCTGTGGCGCGCCTACAGCCTGCCGGGAGGCAGCCCCATCATCTGGGGCGTCGGCGTCCTGGTGGCGGGCATGACCGCCTTCTACATGTTTCGCATGATGTTCCTGACCTTTTACGGGGAGGAACGCTATGACCACCATTCGGGCCATGCGCCGCACGAATCGCCCCGGGTGATGACCGTCCCCCTCATGGTGCTGGCCGCCGGGTCGGTCGTGGCGGGCTACGTGGGGCTTCCGCCCTGGCTGGCCTGGCTGGGCCCCAACGTATTCGAGCACTTCCTGGAGCCGGTCCTGGCCACGGCCTGGCAACCCGAGGCGGGGGCCCACCATTCCCACCTGGAGGAGATTCTCCTGGCGGCGGTATCGGTGGCGGTGGCCGGATGCGGAGTGTTCCTGGCCTATCACTTCTTCCTCGCCCGGCCCGAGAAGGCGGGGCAGTTGAGGGAGCGGTTCCAGGGCCTCTACCGGGTCGTCTACAACAAGTTCTACGTGGATGAGGCCTACGACGGCCTCTTCGTCAATCGCTGCAAGGACCTGGGAACCTGGCTCAGCACCTTCGATCTCAAGGTGGTGGACGGTCTGGTGAACGGAAGCGCCGCCGCCACCCGCATCTCCGCCTGGATCTCGGGTCAGGCGGACATCCACATCGTGGACCGGCTGGTGAATCTGACGGCGGAGATCGTGGAGTTCTTCAGCTCAGTCTTCCGGCGGCTGCAGACCGGCCT